The following proteins are co-located in the uncultured Draconibacterium sp. genome:
- a CDS encoding FAD-dependent oxidoreductase, giving the protein MTRKIVLALMLLAGHLAFAQTVSVLVETESFIEKGGWVVDQQFIPSMGSPYLLAHGMGEPVENAKTSVSFPESGKYYFWVRTKDWVPDHPATPGTFKLIFNGKEFNQSFGVNEGWQWVAAGKIKVDGSKQLQIELKDETGFEGRCDAIYFSKDKNDHPPVDLEEMTSWRKEKLGIPPPQNAGNFDLVVVGGGLAGCGAAVAAARQGLKVALINDRPILGGNASKEIRVHTEGLEFYTIVQELSTEHYPNGDAEAILANDTIENVVRAEKNIHVFPNTRAYAVHKEGTKITGVDCFNTHSHKESRFEAPLFVDATGDGWIGYWAGCEVHMGRESREEFGESLAPEKGDGMTMGNSILWNSVKIENLGNTNPENNMQVGWQEVPWAMDVAKDYKATRGEWFWEYGLFLNTIYDAEEIRDHMFRAIYGNWYNVKQDPENANLKLKWMAYVAGRRESRRIMGDYVLKESDVINRPDFKDGFVEEARSIDIHYPRGGKYDFLTEAEFTRIQQYKIPYRCLYSKDIDNLFMAGRCFSATHVGLGSPRVMHTTTQMGVVVGYAAAVCKENSCTPRDVYKYHLDTMSERLNKIKSGAKFKY; this is encoded by the coding sequence ATGACAAGAAAGATTGTATTGGCTTTAATGTTGCTGGCAGGGCACCTGGCATTTGCACAAACCGTAAGTGTTTTGGTTGAAACCGAAAGCTTTATCGAAAAGGGAGGTTGGGTTGTTGATCAGCAGTTTATTCCTTCAATGGGATCTCCTTATTTACTGGCACACGGAATGGGCGAACCGGTTGAAAATGCGAAAACCTCAGTTTCGTTTCCCGAAAGTGGGAAATATTATTTTTGGGTACGCACCAAGGATTGGGTTCCCGATCATCCGGCAACACCAGGTACTTTTAAACTAATATTCAATGGCAAGGAATTCAATCAGAGCTTTGGCGTAAACGAAGGTTGGCAATGGGTTGCTGCAGGAAAAATAAAAGTCGACGGTTCCAAACAACTTCAAATTGAGTTAAAAGATGAAACCGGATTCGAAGGCCGTTGCGATGCCATTTACTTTTCGAAAGATAAGAATGATCATCCACCTGTTGATCTGGAGGAAATGACAAGCTGGCGAAAAGAAAAACTGGGCATTCCCCCACCTCAAAATGCCGGCAATTTTGATTTGGTTGTTGTTGGTGGCGGACTGGCAGGTTGTGGCGCAGCAGTTGCAGCAGCCCGTCAGGGATTAAAAGTGGCACTCATTAACGATAGGCCGATACTTGGAGGAAATGCAAGTAAAGAAATCAGAGTACACACCGAAGGACTCGAGTTTTATACCATTGTGCAGGAATTAAGTACCGAACATTATCCAAACGGCGATGCCGAAGCCATTTTAGCAAACGACACCATTGAAAATGTGGTTCGTGCTGAAAAAAACATTCATGTATTTCCAAATACCCGGGCATATGCCGTTCATAAGGAGGGAACTAAAATTACCGGTGTTGATTGTTTTAACACGCATTCTCATAAAGAAAGCCGGTTTGAAGCCCCTTTGTTTGTTGATGCAACCGGTGACGGATGGATTGGATACTGGGCCGGATGCGAAGTACATATGGGACGCGAATCGCGCGAAGAATTTGGTGAATCGCTTGCACCAGAGAAAGGCGATGGCATGACCATGGGAAATTCAATTTTGTGGAATTCAGTAAAAATAGAGAATCTCGGAAATACAAATCCGGAAAACAATATGCAGGTTGGATGGCAGGAAGTTCCGTGGGCCATGGACGTAGCCAAAGATTATAAAGCAACCCGTGGCGAATGGTTTTGGGAATATGGTTTGTTTCTGAATACGATTTACGATGCAGAAGAAATACGCGACCATATGTTTCGGGCCATTTATGGAAACTGGTACAATGTGAAACAAGATCCGGAAAATGCCAATCTGAAACTAAAATGGATGGCTTATGTTGCAGGGCGACGTGAATCGAGGCGAATAATGGGCGACTATGTGTTAAAAGAGAGCGATGTAATAAACCGTCCTGATTTTAAAGATGGTTTTGTAGAAGAAGCCCGCTCTATTGACATACACTATCCGCGAGGAGGCAAATATGATTTTTTGACTGAAGCCGAATTTACCCGTATTCAACAATATAAAATTCCTTACAGATGTCTGTATTCAAAAGACATTGACAACCTGTTTATGGCCGGGCGATGTTTTTCGGCTACCCATGTTGGATTAGGTAGCCCAAGAGTAATGCATACAACAACTCAAATGGGAGTAGTAGTGGGGTATGCAGCAGCAGTGTGTAAAGAAAATAGCTGTACTCCAAGGGATGTTTACAAGTATCATCTTGACACAATGAGCGAAAGACTGAACAAAATTAAATCAGGTGCAAAATTTAAGTATTAA
- a CDS encoding alpha/beta hydrolase fold domain-containing protein, whose protein sequence is MFKNKLPFCSFRLLFVVSVFGVLVLSSCSSKAQQEKESETNKRITILGLGDSITEGGKTFHSYLFPLWERLFTAGYHVDFIGPRSSKCRIGTISHCGFSGKNAEFLEAQIDSIYRIYPADVVLLHSGHNHFNTENPVDGIIQAQKSIINKILAINPKAKILVAKVIESGKLPKYSYIPELNEHIGNMVADFNLPNVILVDQSKDFDWEIHSISDKVHPNPDGAKLMADVWFQTLKQVLPTPEQSFHPQIVSYKNVKEGELLLHIFKPEDFGKKVKRPAIVFFFGGGWTHGTPLQFYRECAYYASKGMVAISADYRIAFLNHSSPFESVEDAKDVIRWIRKNAADWNIDPDRIVAAGASAGGHLAAATGTLNETGSTSSNTNYKPNLLVLYYAVIDNSLNGYGPKTIKEKYPEISPLHNINPTTPPALFILGTKDQLIPVKTAEEFKSKMKINGVNCDLRLIEGAGHPIFYYKKDLTTDFYTIRDLTDNFLRKFGYLE, encoded by the coding sequence ATGTTTAAAAATAAGTTGCCCTTTTGTAGTTTCCGCTTGTTATTTGTAGTCTCAGTTTTTGGCGTTTTGGTTTTGAGTTCGTGCAGCAGTAAAGCACAGCAAGAAAAAGAGAGTGAAACCAACAAACGTATAACAATACTTGGACTGGGCGATTCCATTACGGAAGGAGGAAAAACTTTTCATTCGTATTTGTTCCCTTTATGGGAAAGGCTATTTACAGCGGGATATCATGTCGATTTTATTGGCCCGCGAAGCAGTAAATGTAGAATCGGAACCATCAGTCATTGTGGATTCAGCGGAAAAAATGCAGAGTTTTTGGAGGCCCAAATTGATAGTATCTACAGAATTTATCCGGCCGATGTGGTTTTGCTTCATTCGGGGCACAACCATTTTAATACCGAAAATCCGGTTGATGGAATAATTCAGGCGCAAAAATCGATTATAAATAAAATTCTGGCAATTAATCCCAAGGCAAAAATTCTGGTGGCTAAAGTGATTGAAAGTGGAAAATTACCGAAGTATTCTTATATCCCCGAACTAAATGAACACATTGGAAACATGGTGGCGGATTTTAATCTGCCCAATGTAATCCTAGTTGATCAATCAAAAGATTTTGACTGGGAAATACATAGCATCAGCGATAAAGTGCACCCAAATCCCGATGGAGCAAAGTTGATGGCAGACGTCTGGTTCCAAACCTTAAAACAGGTTTTACCTACTCCCGAACAATCTTTTCATCCCCAAATTGTCAGTTATAAAAATGTTAAAGAGGGAGAACTTCTATTGCATATTTTTAAACCTGAAGACTTCGGTAAAAAGGTAAAACGTCCGGCCATTGTATTCTTTTTTGGAGGTGGATGGACACATGGAACTCCCTTACAGTTTTACCGCGAGTGTGCTTACTACGCATCAAAAGGAATGGTTGCCATATCTGCTGATTACAGGATTGCATTCCTGAACCACTCGTCACCATTCGAAAGTGTGGAGGATGCAAAAGACGTAATTCGCTGGATACGAAAGAATGCCGCTGACTGGAACATCGATCCCGATCGGATTGTTGCGGCAGGTGCATCCGCAGGAGGACATCTGGCAGCAGCCACCGGCACTTTAAATGAAACAGGCAGCACGTCGTCAAATACGAATTATAAACCTAATTTACTGGTATTATACTACGCAGTAATCGATAACAGCCTAAATGGTTACGGACCAAAAACAATAAAAGAGAAATACCCGGAAATTTCGCCTTTGCACAATATCAATCCAACAACACCTCCTGCCCTATTTATTCTGGGCACAAAAGATCAGCTAATACCCGTTAAAACAGCTGAAGAATTTAAATCGAAAATGAAAATAAATGGGGTAAATTGTGATCTCCGGTTGATTGAAGGAGCAGGACATCCAATTTTTTATTATAAAAAAGACCTGACCACTGATTTTTACACAATAAGGGATTTAACCGATAATTTTCTGCGGAAATTCGGCTACCTTGAATAG
- a CDS encoding alpha-galactosidase: MKMNSVLIKTAGRVFFTLAFVVVSIFWGNCQTKAFLKGDTLTLSNSLIERQFLWNNGELVSLNLTELQSAKNLLQNSAQPAFLVSKKFSVQKSSFKTEQVAEDNIHYACLKAEVLLDYGNFKLKRIFRITENIPAIACENYIWIEKNSGFENANDFLQIPVKLEEINSGIKYPALKAVEFFDRTDHNNNLVKKQEVLTFRNELKLKGNLLQISSDRPEEPGMFVLKVAPCSFVQLSYPGYDFKSVRNNISVEGAGISGEKLIEGEWVMLYGSVIGVYDGTDVGFTHALHTYQNSVRKTIPERDEMIMMNTWGDRNKDASISEPFLKAELDACEKLGVSHFQVDDGWQQGLSSNSALSSGNKWDAWDKNDWKPHAERLPNGFKPIVEYARNKGIQLGLWFHPSNYNSYESWKTDADIILDLYKNYDIRYFKIDGTQLPDKMSDHRLRLLFEKVSTESGGNVVINLDATAGNRTGYHYMNSYGNIFLENRYTDWGNYYPHWTLRNLWQLSAYVPAQNFQIEFLNKWRNKDVYGEEDILAPYNIPFEYQFAITMIAQPLAWFEGTGLPQEAMEIGSVIKKYRSIQADIHSGDVYPIGEEPSGYGWTGFQSVKDEKSGYLLVFREKNKEASCLMETQIPEGKNVVLTPVLGEGKKIVSTPNSRQEIRFDLPREFSYCLYEYVVEN, from the coding sequence ATGAAAATGAATTCTGTACTTATAAAAACAGCTGGCAGAGTTTTCTTCACCCTTGCATTTGTAGTGGTTTCCATCTTTTGGGGGAACTGCCAAACAAAAGCATTTTTAAAGGGAGACACGTTGACTCTTTCAAATTCGTTGATAGAAAGACAGTTTCTCTGGAATAACGGAGAGCTGGTTTCGCTTAATCTGACTGAACTTCAAAGTGCAAAAAATCTCCTTCAAAATTCAGCTCAGCCTGCATTTCTTGTTTCCAAAAAGTTTTCAGTTCAAAAATCTTCATTTAAAACCGAACAGGTTGCCGAAGACAATATTCATTATGCCTGTTTAAAAGCCGAAGTTTTACTCGACTATGGAAATTTTAAGTTGAAACGAATCTTTCGAATTACTGAGAATATTCCTGCAATTGCCTGCGAAAATTACATTTGGATTGAAAAGAATTCCGGGTTCGAAAATGCCAACGACTTTTTACAGATTCCGGTAAAGTTGGAAGAGATTAATTCAGGCATTAAATATCCTGCACTTAAGGCAGTTGAGTTTTTCGACAGAACCGATCACAATAATAATCTGGTAAAGAAGCAGGAAGTATTGACTTTTAGAAACGAATTAAAGTTAAAAGGCAATCTCTTGCAGATATCTTCAGATCGCCCCGAAGAACCGGGCATGTTCGTTTTAAAAGTTGCTCCTTGTTCGTTTGTACAATTGAGTTATCCGGGCTACGATTTCAAATCCGTTCGAAACAATATAAGTGTTGAAGGCGCGGGAATTTCAGGTGAAAAATTAATCGAAGGTGAATGGGTAATGCTTTACGGTTCTGTAATTGGAGTTTACGACGGAACTGATGTCGGATTCACGCACGCACTACACACGTATCAAAACTCTGTTCGCAAAACAATTCCGGAGCGCGATGAAATGATTATGATGAATACCTGGGGCGACCGGAATAAAGATGCAAGTATTAGCGAGCCATTTTTAAAAGCTGAACTGGACGCCTGCGAAAAACTGGGTGTTTCGCATTTTCAGGTTGACGACGGTTGGCAGCAGGGACTTTCGAGTAATTCTGCCCTATCGAGCGGAAACAAGTGGGATGCATGGGATAAAAACGACTGGAAACCACACGCAGAACGTTTGCCAAACGGATTTAAACCCATTGTTGAATATGCCCGCAATAAAGGTATTCAACTGGGCCTTTGGTTTCATCCGAGCAACTACAACAGCTACGAAAGTTGGAAAACTGACGCCGATATTATTTTGGATTTATATAAAAACTACGACATCCGTTATTTTAAAATAGATGGTACGCAGCTGCCCGATAAAATGTCGGATCACCGTTTACGTTTGCTTTTCGAAAAGGTATCGACTGAATCCGGAGGAAATGTTGTAATCAACCTCGATGCAACAGCCGGAAACAGAACCGGTTATCATTATATGAATTCGTATGGCAATATTTTTTTGGAGAACCGATATACCGATTGGGGCAATTATTACCCGCACTGGACACTGCGCAACCTGTGGCAGTTGTCGGCCTACGTGCCTGCACAAAACTTTCAGATTGAATTTTTAAATAAATGGCGAAACAAGGATGTTTATGGTGAAGAGGATATTCTTGCACCCTATAACATTCCATTCGAGTACCAGTTTGCAATTACCATGATTGCGCAGCCGCTGGCCTGGTTCGAGGGCACTGGTTTACCGCAGGAAGCAATGGAAATCGGATCGGTAATAAAAAAATACAGAAGCATTCAGGCAGACATTCATTCCGGCGATGTTTATCCGATCGGAGAAGAACCAAGTGGATATGGTTGGACGGGATTTCAGTCCGTTAAAGACGAAAAAAGCGGATACCTTCTGGTGTTTCGCGAGAAAAATAAGGAAGCTTCCTGTTTGATGGAAACACAAATTCCTGAGGGAAAAAATGTTGTTCTGACTCCTGTTTTGGGTGAAGGCAAAAAGATCGTTTCCACTCCAAATTCCAGGCAGGAAATTCGGTTCGATTTACCCCGGGAGTTCTCGTATTGTTTGTACGAATATGTCGTTGAAAACTGA
- a CDS encoding sulfatase, producing the protein MNLIFKLQNSFLTVILLAFLSGCHPQSKKEESIKPPNVLFIAVDDLNNWLGCMNGHPNTKTPNLDKLASEGVLFTHAYCQAPLCGPSRASLMSGLRPSTTGIYGMIDDNKIRSENPATKDIVFLPEYFRNQGYHTMGIGKLFHEHAPEGAFDESGGRIRGFGPLPKERLVWDGKGTAGEGYGKTSTDWGAFPETDTLMPDHHSADWVIERLNQQYDKPFFLGVGFVRPHVPWYVPQKWFDMHPVEQLAMTAYKEDDLDDIPEVGLKINDLPMMPSTKWAIENNQWANIIQAYLACVSFVDYEVGRVLQALEKSEYAENTVIVLWSDHGYRLGEKGTFAKHALWEEATNAPLMFAGAGIPKGKVIDQPAEMLSVYPTLLELCGLPKYERNEGISLVSLIKNSSIDRNDLNAITTYGMNNHAVRTEQFRYIRYEDGGEELYDHFRDPSEWYNLAKVDSLRATKSQLKRLLPNINEKWDENSAYNYQPYFVEQKQRTSN; encoded by the coding sequence ATGAACCTGATTTTTAAACTACAAAACAGCTTCCTGACAGTTATATTACTTGCTTTTTTATCTGGATGCCATCCCCAGTCGAAAAAGGAGGAAAGTATAAAACCTCCAAATGTTCTTTTTATAGCAGTCGACGATTTAAACAACTGGTTGGGATGCATGAACGGCCATCCCAATACCAAAACACCAAACCTCGATAAGTTAGCTTCGGAAGGTGTGCTTTTTACACATGCGTATTGTCAGGCTCCCCTTTGTGGTCCATCGCGGGCTTCGTTAATGTCGGGCTTGCGTCCATCTACAACCGGTATTTACGGAATGATTGATGACAACAAAATTCGTTCAGAAAATCCTGCCACAAAAGACATTGTTTTCCTTCCTGAGTATTTTAGAAATCAGGGGTACCATACAATGGGGATTGGAAAACTATTTCACGAACACGCACCGGAAGGGGCTTTTGACGAGTCTGGTGGCCGAATTCGTGGATTTGGTCCATTACCCAAAGAACGTTTGGTTTGGGATGGAAAGGGAACAGCCGGAGAAGGATATGGAAAAACCAGTACTGACTGGGGAGCATTTCCGGAAACTGATACCTTAATGCCGGATCATCATAGCGCCGATTGGGTGATAGAGCGCCTCAACCAACAATACGACAAACCTTTTTTTCTTGGAGTTGGTTTTGTTCGTCCGCATGTGCCGTGGTATGTTCCGCAAAAATGGTTCGACATGCATCCGGTTGAACAACTGGCAATGACTGCGTACAAAGAGGATGATTTGGATGATATTCCGGAAGTTGGCCTGAAAATTAATGATTTGCCAATGATGCCAAGCACAAAATGGGCTATTGAAAATAACCAGTGGGCAAATATTATTCAGGCGTATCTGGCTTGTGTAAGTTTTGTTGATTATGAGGTTGGCCGGGTATTACAGGCACTCGAAAAAAGTGAATATGCTGAAAATACTGTAATTGTTTTGTGGTCCGATCATGGTTATCGACTGGGCGAGAAGGGAACTTTCGCAAAACATGCGCTTTGGGAAGAAGCAACAAATGCACCGCTTATGTTTGCAGGCGCGGGAATTCCAAAAGGAAAAGTGATTGATCAACCGGCAGAGATGTTATCGGTATACCCAACGTTACTGGAATTGTGTGGCCTGCCTAAATACGAACGAAACGAAGGAATAAGTTTAGTCTCCCTGATTAAAAACAGTAGCATTGATAGAAACGATTTAAATGCAATTACCACATACGGAATGAATAATCATGCCGTGCGGACAGAGCAATTCAGGTACATTCGGTACGAAGATGGAGGGGAAGAGTTATATGATCATTTTAGGGATCCAAGCGAGTGGTACAACCTTGCAAAAGTTGACAGTTTAAGAGCAACGAAAAGCCAGCTAAAAAGGTTACTGCCAAATATAAACGAGAAATGGGATGAAAATTCAGCCTATAATTATCAACCCTATTTTGTAGAGCAAAAGCAAAGAACGAGTAACTAA
- a CDS encoding sulfatase, with product MMKPRINLIAIFLLGAFIFISCQDKKESIRQPNFIVFIADDAAWDDSGVYGNTAIHTPNIDQLAKEGMRFTNAMLTTSSCSPSRCSILTGLYPHNTEAPELHMPLPADKLLFAGELQKAGYYTVSSGKYHIGPSRSEFDTIYTKDIGDSGCEKWLEALKERPKDKPFFLWLASKDPHRIYKPNIIANPHDPSTVIVPPYLPDNDSTRKDLAMYYDEIARLDSYIGKVMDELKAQGEDENTLVIYMSDNGRPFPRCKTRMYNSGVKTPFIVRWPENIAQGTVSNSLVSSIDIAPTFVELAGGKVPDVFQGKSFAPILHDANAKTREYTFSEHNWHDYQAHERQVRNEQFLYVWNAFPELNATPPADAVVSITYQEMIRLKSLGQLTEEQMDCFVAPRSKEELYDLKNDPHQFNNLVDDPEYAEALTKMRTEYEKWVEETNDKVAEHPTPDKFDRLTGEKIVPFEEGK from the coding sequence GACGATTCCGGTGTGTATGGCAATACAGCAATCCACACACCAAATATTGACCAACTGGCAAAAGAAGGCATGCGTTTTACCAATGCCATGCTAACTACCAGTTCGTGCAGTCCCAGTCGGTGTAGTATTTTAACCGGGCTTTATCCGCACAATACGGAGGCTCCTGAATTGCATATGCCTCTTCCTGCCGACAAATTGTTGTTTGCAGGGGAACTACAAAAGGCAGGTTATTATACAGTATCATCAGGTAAGTACCATATTGGACCAAGCCGGTCTGAATTTGATACAATTTACACCAAAGATATCGGAGACTCAGGATGTGAGAAATGGTTGGAAGCCTTAAAAGAGAGGCCAAAAGATAAGCCATTTTTCCTGTGGCTGGCTTCAAAAGATCCGCATCGGATTTATAAACCAAATATTATAGCCAATCCACACGACCCATCCACAGTAATTGTACCTCCGTATTTACCTGATAATGACTCAACCCGAAAGGATTTAGCCATGTATTATGATGAAATTGCCCGGTTGGATTCATACATCGGGAAAGTAATGGATGAGTTAAAAGCTCAGGGTGAAGATGAAAATACGCTGGTAATTTACATGTCGGATAATGGCAGACCTTTCCCTCGTTGTAAAACCCGAATGTATAACAGTGGGGTGAAAACACCTTTTATTGTTCGCTGGCCGGAAAATATTGCACAGGGCACAGTCAGTAACAGTTTAGTGAGTTCGATTGATATTGCTCCAACTTTTGTTGAGCTGGCTGGTGGTAAGGTGCCTGATGTTTTTCAGGGCAAATCGTTTGCTCCAATTCTACATGATGCAAATGCCAAAACACGGGAATATACTTTTTCGGAACACAACTGGCACGATTATCAGGCGCACGAGCGACAAGTTCGTAACGAGCAGTTTTTATATGTTTGGAATGCTTTTCCTGAGTTAAACGCCACACCTCCTGCCGATGCCGTAGTTAGTATTACTTACCAGGAAATGATTCGTTTAAAAAGCCTGGGACAACTTACTGAGGAGCAGATGGATTGTTTTGTTGCTCCACGGTCAAAGGAAGAGTTATATGATTTAAAAAATGATCCGCACCAGTTTAATAATTTGGTTGATGACCCGGAGTATGCAGAGGCCTTAACAAAAATGAGGACGGAGTACGAAAAATGGGTAGAGGAAACCAACGACAAGGTTGCAGAGCATCCAACCCCTGACAAGTTTGACCGGCTTACCGGGGAAAAAATAGTACCGTTCGAGGAAGGTAAATAA